AATAATTTCAATTAGTTTAGTGATTGGGGGTATGTATGTTTTATTTAGTCGTATAATTAGTTCAAAATCAACCGAAAGAACCAAATTAGTATACGTTCTTATTGGAGTTATCATAACTTATTCGCTTATAATAGTATTTAATCTGATACTTCCCGCTTTTTTTGACAATACTTACTTTATTCCCTTTGCCGCTTTATTCACTTTGCCATTTATAGCGTTAACAGCTTATGCCGTGATTAAGCACCGCCTGTTTGATTTGAAGGTGGTTGCGGTTTCAATACTGACCTTTGTGTTGGCCGTGGTAACTTTGATTGAAGTCATTTTTGCTGACTCTTGGGAAGCAATCTCCTTCCAATTAAGCGTCTTTATTTTGGTGCTCCTTTTTGGTTTTTTGTTGATAAGGAACGTGTTAAGAGAAGTCCGGCAACGGGAGAGGATAGAACGACTTGCTAAGGACCTGGAAGAGGCGAACGAACAGCAAACAACCCTTATTCACTTCATCACCCACCAAATTAAGGGATTCTTTACAAAGTCAAGGAATATTTTCGCCACTTTGCTTGAGGGCGATCTGGGAAAAATACCTACGGAAGCCAAACCTTATCTGGAAGAGGGATTTCGTTCCGACACAAAAGCCGTTAACATCGTTCAGGATATATTGAAAGCGGCAAATATTCGCAAGGGGACTCTGCAATATGAAAAGAAGGACTTTGACTTGCGACCCATATTTGAAGATGTCGTCCAAAAGGGCAGAGCGGAGGCGGAAGATAAAAACCTGACCATTAAAACGAAAGTTGAAGACGGCGACTTTGTTATAAATGGCGATAAATCCCAAATTGAACACGCGATGAGAAATTTGTTAGACAATGCCATAAAGTATACGCCCGCGGGTGAAATCACTTTGTCTCTTTTCAAAAAGGCAGGAAAAACCGTATTTTCGGTCTCTG
Above is a genomic segment from bacterium containing:
- a CDS encoding ATP-binding protein, whose amino-acid sequence is MKILETLLPNTDLLLLGVTVAAIGILGFVVYINNPHSITHQSFLPLSIFAVLWGIFNYLTYQFDKPEVVIWVLRISVFFAVWYALALFNMLYVVPKEKVKFPKIYWVVFLPIVVLTSFFTLTPLVFKEVTGFVDGRVTSVQNAPGVIAFAIISISLVIGGMYVLFSRIISSKSTERTKLVYVLIGVIITYSLIIVFNLILPAFFDNTYFIPFAALFTLPFIALTAYAVIKHRLFDLKVVAVSILTFVLAVVTLIEVIFADSWEAISFQLSVFILVLLFGFLLIRNVLREVRQRERIERLAKDLEEANEQQTTLIHFITHQIKGFFTKSRNIFATLLEGDLGKIPTEAKPYLEEGFRSDTKAVNIVQDILKAANIRKGTLQYEKKDFDLRPIFEDVVQKGRAEAEDKNLTIKTKVEDGDFVINGDKSQIEHAMRNLLDNAIKYTPAGEITLSLFKKAGKTVFSVSDMGIGIDKDELPLLFREGGRGKDALKTNTESSGYGLYIVKSIVEAHGGRVWAESKGKNQGSVFSFELP